A stretch of DNA from Paenibacillus sp. FSL W8-0186:
TCTTTAGGGCGATCTTCGGACTTCCAGGCGCTTGTATATATATACATTTTATTCGCGTGGCTGTAGGACTTGTCCGGCTCTGTGATGTACGCTTCCTGATTGATGCCGGATAGCGGAAAGGTCAGACCGCTGTCGGTCATCACACTTCCCTGGAACTCAAACCGGTCGATCATCGGGGTTCCGTCATTCCGCAGAGCAAAGGCATACATCCCCGCCAGCTGCGACGGGCTCGTTACGACCGTTCCTTGGGATACCGCGCCGCCGAGCGCGACGCCCTGCCCTGTTGTCGAGAAGAAATCGCCGTTAACGCCTGCTACCGCGCCAGTCTCTCTAGCCATTCCCTGAACGGACTGCCTGGTCGTTACCTGCCCCCCCTTCCCTGTCATGACATCCAGATGGACGTAAGGATTTGTCAAATCGACTTGAATGACATCGGCGAGCACCTTCACCGATTTGCCGGATCTCGTTGTCGTATATTGATATTTTAATAGCTTGGCGCCAGACGTAATGTATTCTTCACTTAATTTCACCGCCTGCTCTGAAGCCGCATGCGCTGTTGAGGCAGGCCCAAACCACTCTGTCCCAACATTCCACACAGGCTGAATCCATATCATACCGGCCAGCGTAACAAGAATAAGCTTCTTGCCGTTTCTGACAGCAAACCGAACCAACTTCGTGTCTTTGCGAACTACCATTGTAATTTATTACTCTCCCATCTGTATGCGTTATGCCAAAAACCGATCCCTATTCTTCCATTCTGGGAATCTAGTACATAAATAATAGACTACTTTTAGACGGAAAAGTTACGCAAAAGTAACAAGTTTGATAAAATCGGAACGAAATTGGGGATGACTGGAAGGAATGGAATAAGTCGTGGGGGCGGGAGTTTCATCAGTGGGGGGGGAATTTTGATGGGTAGGTGTTGAGGGGTTGGTTCGATGGGTTGGTTCGATGGGTTGGTTCGATGGGTTGGTTCGATGGGTTGGTTCGATGGGTTGGTTCGATGGGTTAGTTCAATCGGTTTGCGGGAAGGGGCGATAAGTTGATGTCAGTGGTAGCTTGAGGCTATGACAACGGCAGAATTGAGTAGGCATAGAATGAAGCAGGGCAGGATGAAAGGAACGGATAAATTATAATAGAATTATGAAATGCAATAGGTTGAAGTGATTGGAATGAGTCGGATTGGAGTGATGGATGGGAATTGTAACATCACATGCTGCTGAATGAACGGATATAAGCGATGCGGAACACTTATCATAGATGATGACAATTGGATTTACTGTATCTATTCTATAGAAAATATTCGATGAAGAGAAATTAATTGGATTGACGGTGCTTAAATCAGTCACGACAGCAACCTTTTACATTTGTAAGCCATTTTAAATACTCCAAATCCAGCTAAATTCAGCCTATCATGAAATTAAGTTAAATTAATTGCAAGAATTCCATTTAAATTACCGTTACCATACCGTATACCATCATACCATTATGCCGTTATGCTGTGTACCGTTATACCGTACCGTACGCCCCTATGCCGCTATGCCCCTATGCCATCCACTCCCCTTTTTAACAAGCCTCCCATCCTCTGTAGAAAATAATATATTCCATATCTGTACCGCTAGCTAAATGCGATACATATTCGTATAATGGTGATATACACGACGAAGAACGTCCTGTCCCTTAAAAAGTGGGCAGGACGTTTTTGTATGCTTTAGTGTATGTTCTAATATCCACCAAATTTGATCGGGAGGCAGGTAAACATGGAATTTGAAAAAGCCCACAGGCAGTTTATTAACAATCATATTTTGCGCCGTAAAGGAGAACGTAGAGCTCGTCTTGAGAGAGGCCACGGACATGGAGAGACACTCTTTCTGAAAAATGTCTGGTGGCCCCTGTATAGAAACCTCGATCATCTTCATCCCGAGTACGAGGTCCCAGACTGGCGCGGGCGCTCCTACTTCGGTGATTTCGCCTTCTTACCAGGGCATTTAAGATTCATACTTGAAATTAAAGGCTATGGTGCGCATGTTACCGAGATGGACCGGACCAAATACAGTAATGAATTGAATCGCGAGCTTTACTTGCAATCACTGGGCTACCGAGTTATATCACTAGCATACGATGACGTTGCCAATAGGCCCGAAATATGCCGCAACTTGCTGCAGTTGCTTTTCAACCGTTACCTGACACAACAACAGCCTCTTAAACCAAGCGCTTTGGAAGAAACAGCAGTTATTCGCCTATGCCTAAGTTCTATCCAGCCCATCCGCCCCAAGCAAGTAGCAGATCATCTTTGTATCGATCATCGTACGGCCATTCGGATTTTACGTTCACTAACTCAAAAAGGATGGCTTCGCCCTATTTACTCCGGCGCAGGATTGCGCGTACATCAGTATGAACTCAATAGAAACGCTTGGGACTTAATAAATTGACTTTATGTTTACCTGATCTAAGATATCAGCTTGCGCACGTGTAACCTACTATTATAACCCGACTCCTATGACTTGCTGACCTGCCCCTTACGACTTACTACTTCTGATGATTCACTTATTCTTGTGATTCACATAGTCCGATGATTCACTAACTCCTATGACTATTGACCACAACTTACTAACCCTTATAAGCCTTATGAATAACATAGATCGAACCAACCTGACTCACTTCCATAATTGCAATATTAGATTTAGATGGATTGCCCGTATCTATTTCAGCCTTATACTATGACTTAGATAAAATAGCTGGGTTCCGTGTACCTGCTGCATTAATTTTTGGACTTACTTCCTTATCCAACTCATATTAACTACAAGAATTCCAGCCAATCACATACTCTACGATAATATTCAAATTTTACATACAGAAAATCCAGCTGTTTTTGCGAGCTATCCTCCAATAAATCCAACTAATTGCGAATCATTTTCGAATCGGCGGCGTACAGTAGTTTGTATACCAAAACTTGTCTTTTTAGGTAGTCACTAACTAGTTATAACAACAGCAGCTTGCGATGCGGTTAACAACAACGGTTAGCGAATAGGCCAACTATAGTGGTTGCCACGTCTAGCAGGCCGGCTGAAAAACATAAAAAAACGCCCTGCCATCTTTTAAAATGGAAGAACGTTTTTCATGGCCGGGTCCGTCCGTCATGTGCCTCTACCGCATGGATTCTTACATAATGAAGCCTTCTTCAAGCGCATCTACAGAACGCTCTACTACGTAAAGCTGAATCCGAGCCAGCTCCTTCGCCAGCTCCTGCTGCGTCAACATAAATGCTGACTTGTCATAATCATGGCGAGAGATTAATCCATTGTCGAATCGCTTTGTCATGTGTATATTATCTTGCTTTGCGTTATTATAATCGTTTACTGCATTTTCGTAAGCCTTATAAGCCAAATCTGCATTACTGTACAGTTCATCGATTTTTTTATTAAGCTCGATCCGCGTTTTTTCAGCCTGCTGCTCTGCAATACGCACATTTAATTCCAGCAGATCTTCCTGGTCCTCATTGGTAGTACGGGTATGACTCTCTTGATGTTTTGCCAAAATGATGGAGTTCCATTGCCGCTTCATTTCAAATGATTTTTCCAATATACGCTCCCGCTTCAATGGGCTGATCGGCTGCGGGGTGAACTCCGGCAGATCTGCCAGCTCGATATTGGGATCATAGACGATGCCAAGGTCAAAGCTGAACTGGATTAACGCCAATTCATATTTGTTTTTTAGCCCATCCAGCTGCTGCTCCTGCTTTTGAATTTCCCTTTGCGCTTCAGTAACCTTGACCGCCGAAGTCATGCCCATCTCCTGCAGCAGTTCGGCTTTTCTCAAGTCGGCCTTCAGGACCTCCAAGTACTTTTCGGCCACAGTCCGTTGTTTGTCAAGCGAGAGCAGTTCCGCATACTGCGAAGTCACTTGCAGCTTAATTCCTATGCGAGCTTCCTCCAAATCAAGAACTGTATTGGCCTGCTCCATCTCAATCTGCTTTAAAGCAAGAATCAGCTGGTCGCGTTGCCCTTGCAATTGCTTGTTCATGGCATCGGCAATATTGCCAACACCATTTAATAACTGATTCACAACCATATTAGTTTCTAGCGTCGGATACAAGGAAGGCAGCATCTCCTCCGGAATCTCGCCATATTTCTCCTGAATCTCCTCAATGGATTCCGGTAATGTATAGGAGCTTCCCGCCCCTCCGCTGGCATTATTGAGCTCTTTTTGCTGTTCTTTAAGGCTTCCTTCATTTAATTTTACAGCCGTCAGTTTTAAAGTTAATAGTCTGTAATTCAGCGAATGATCCAACGATAACTTCAGCACCTTATCCAGATCCAGGCGCTTAATGGGCATTAGGGTGCCCGAATCGATAAAGGAATCCTTTAATACCTCTTTGAGAGTCGCTTCCTTCCCGGTACGAATCGTGTTGTCTTCGTCCGTACTGGCGGCATGGACTGCTACCGGCCCCGCTGATAAAAGACTCAAACACAGCAGTGACGATATCATTGCCGATAGACTTCTTTTCATAGAAAAATTACCTCTCTCTCCCAATTCAGACTAGTCATATCGCTCCCATAATATCATCAGAAAATGGAGAAATCAACTTTTGTACCTTCGCTTGACAAGCGCGCCACGACTGGGTTACTTTAAAGTTAAAAAATTTACTAGGGGATAAACTTAGGAGGAGAGGAACTGGATGAAAGGACGTTGGCCGGCTCTATTTTTAGCCATTTCAATGATGATGATTACAGCAGCATGCGGTTCAGCTGATAAAGGGACGGCATCGAAAGAAGTAGCAACCGCCGTACAGGTCATTACCATTAAGAAAGAACCTCTGAATGCAGAGTACAATTTCTCGGGAACGCTGAAGCCGGAACAGGAGGCAAGCATTTCCTTTCAAGTTGCGGGACAGATTGAACAGACGCTAGTGGAAGCAGGCGATCCTATTAAAGCAGGGGATGTCCTTGCTGTCATTGATGATGAGAATGCGCAATTGCAACTGAAACAAGCGCAGAA
This window harbors:
- a CDS encoding TolC family protein, which produces MSLLSAGPVAVHAASTDEDNTIRTGKEATLKEVLKDSFIDSGTLMPIKRLDLDKVLKLSLDHSLNYRLLTLKLTAVKLNEGSLKEQQKELNNASGGAGSSYTLPESIEEIQEKYGEIPEEMLPSLYPTLETNMVVNQLLNGVGNIADAMNKQLQGQRDQLILALKQIEMEQANTVLDLEEARIGIKLQVTSQYAELLSLDKQRTVAEKYLEVLKADLRKAELLQEMGMTSAVKVTEAQREIQKQEQQLDGLKNKYELALIQFSFDLGIVYDPNIELADLPEFTPQPISPLKRERILEKSFEMKRQWNSIILAKHQESHTRTTNEDQEDLLELNVRIAEQQAEKTRIELNKKIDELYSNADLAYKAYENAVNDYNNAKQDNIHMTKRFDNGLISRHDYDKSAFMLTQQELAKELARIQLYVVERSVDALEEGFIM